GCTATATGTGTTGCACATGTTGCATACTTGGCTTTTGAACATTCGGTAAATGTCCGCACCATCCTATTAGAGGTAAAGCGCATCGCATCGGTAAAGCGCATCCCAAACACATGAAACCGAATGAAGCATGAGAAAAACGTATGTCCCCATCGCAGGTGACACGTCCGGATGGTTCGGCTGATACACAGCAGTACACCTTCCTGTGCGGCAACCAGACCATGTTCGACCAGCTGTCGCTCACGTGCACCTTCCCAGAGGACGCCGTGCCGTGTGCAAGCGCGCAAGACTTCTTCTATGTTAACAACTACATTGGCGTCGAGAACGCGCCCTTCCTCACCGACGACGACGTGCGCCGAGCGGACGCCTACAAGCAGGGATGATAGAGCTCCTCACTATGCCGATAGTATAACGCGCACTCGCTGCAACGGATACGCGTCATATATCTTCGCTACGCTGCCTCATGCAAGGCACGGTGCTTTTGCTCGCAATGGCCGACAGGTCTCTTGGGCCAGACGCTGGATCTTTCACAACTCTCTGATAAGGCAACCAACTTCCTCGGTGGCAACACACCACCCCAGGCTTGCTTTTAAATGAGGTCTTGCGTTCGTTCGTGAAAGGCTTGCACGCGAGTGTCCCCCGCGTCTCTAACGCCGAGCAACATTTTCAATTTGGTGATGAGACGTTTTTCTTTGGCACACCTGGTCCTCGACTGTCATATGAGCTCTCTAAGTGGGGGTGCGACTTTGGACGCCCTGGTCACAAGTATAGAGCCAAGTATTGTCCTCCAAATGGcatgttgggctagtttgtgctagttcacttttgaagaaaaacagcTCACAAAAAGacgtacacaaaaaaagagagggaacaGACACAGCGCGTCTTTctgtgcgctgtttttcttcaaaaatgaatATTTGTCCTCCCTTCCTACCCTTTTATGACTTCGTTATTTCCCATGTGCTCTACTTCTCTAAGCTCTTCACTGTGTTCGGTGAAACGCATTCGCTTCGTTCACATTCAAGGCGTGCAAGTCGTTCCCGACAGCTTCCAGTTCGTACAATAGGGTTGAagggtgggctagttggtgattggTCATTATACCGTACGGTGAAGTAGCGCAATTTTGACAAggacaaaggggacaagaaagacacgacactcgctacgtagcgagtgtcgtgtctttcttgtcactgtgtcctcgtcaaaagtgcgctacttcaccatacGGTATAATGGTCCTGTTCGTACGTCTCCCTGAGTGACAAGGGTATAGGAAAGATTGCCTGAGTGTCTCCGACATGCATTCCTTCTCCGCTAGTAGAAGACCAATATGCTAGGCACGCAATGCGGCCATTTGCAATATTCTTTTCGCTTGCATATGGAATGACCTCCAAGCTTGGGTGCAGGCCGGCCAAGATGTCACAGACAAAGGCAAAAAGTGAGGTGTGCGACGTATTCCAGATTAAGTTCGAACAATGCATTTTTTGGGCACAATGTCGCAGGTCTGGCTCAGTACTCCACTTCCCTTGCTAAAGCTCTAGCCAGCATATTTCTACCTGCGTAactaatccgcctctttcattttcctgtgctgccctctggcgTTTGGGTAGGGGCTTGgcaggggccgggacaaccggtattgccagaagcaaagcctccgagatgaagagacgtttcgcgacttttccgctaggggaaagCGCAGGCGCCGGGCCGTCTTGAAAAAAGTGGATTTTGGCTCTTATACGCTTTCTACTTCACAGGGTTCCTACTTTCGTCTTTGCGTTACGTTGCAACTGCTTCTTTGCTTTACTCGAGGCTGTCATGAATTTCCTAGCTGCTAACCAAAAATATCAGATGGCTATAACTCGTCTTCGCTCGTTTAGAATTTAGATACCTCTTCTGCCGGAAAGATAACAGAATAAGAGCGATCAGGGATTCCAATCATAAACATATCTCTACCTGACATCCTCTGTACCTTTTCCATTTATTTAACATGTCGTAGTGCGCTTGCCCAAAGATAGAATCGTATACCCATCCTTACGTTCATTCTTCGtttgttttgcttgttgcttttgcctttttttcttcttcttcttacctGATGTCTGTTTGTGCTCGCTTCCAACAAACGCTATTTTGTTTCCTGACTGCCATCCACGTTC
This window of the Rhipicephalus sanguineus isolate Rsan-2018 chromosome 2, BIME_Rsan_1.4, whole genome shotgun sequence genome carries:
- the LOC119383864 gene encoding uncharacterized protein LOC119383864 gives rise to the protein MASVSWQVALVAAVLTISMATTPARKRSKREAYELPAGSELLLYAPLSTNFRCPGEGYYADIQNNCQVYHVCHQVTRPDGSADTQQYTFLCGNQTMFDQLSLTCTFPEDAVPCASAQDFFYVNNYIGVENAPFLTDDDVRRADAYKQG